One segment of Methanosphaera sp. WGK6 DNA contains the following:
- a CDS encoding translation initiation factor IF-2 subunit beta encodes MDFKEYEELLDQAYDQLPDKIFEAKRFKIPKGYSVIQGNRTIIKNFGDVSRTLNRDPQHVLKYLLRELGTSGNVEGNRAILQGKFTHYVINDRINEYVDNFVMCHECNRPDTIIIREDRIDMLKCSACGARAPLKSL; translated from the coding sequence ATGGACTTTAAAGAATATGAAGAACTATTAGATCAAGCTTATGATCAATTACCAGATAAAATCTTTGAAGCAAAAAGATTTAAAATACCAAAAGGATACTCTGTTATTCAAGGAAATCGTACAATTATCAAAAACTTTGGTGATGTATCCAGAACATTAAACAGAGACCCTCAACATGTTCTCAAATACTTATTAAGAGAATTAGGTACTTCAGGAAATGTTGAAGGAAATCGTGCTATACTTCAAGGTAAATTTACCCACTATGTAATTAACGATCGTATAAATGAATATGTAGATAACTTTGTAATGTGTCATGAATGTAACAGACCAGATACAATCATTATACGTGAAGATCGTATTGATATGCTTAAATGTAGTGCATGTGGAGCTAGAGCACCACTCAAATCATTATAA